The Microbacterium luteum genome includes a region encoding these proteins:
- a CDS encoding sugar ABC transporter substrate-binding protein has product MSALLLAALVISGCSSDTETPNTGGGSGDISAEAQAALDRAYEGVGSDLSGLEPVTVPDDLSVYVMSCGEQLATCHQPAAAVVEGAEAAGWSGQIVDGKLSPEGFATAIRQAVAGGADVLVPIGISCSAAAAAFKEAADAGVTIIGGGGVDDCDPAVWDSERLWLADAPQTGFFGVFGELMADYAYGKNPDGVKAIVINSTTNAWGPWITQGFEDQLAELDGGEVLDTIDVSDPETADNSYLQKVTSALLANPDANTLIVPTDSYLETGLAAAVDQAGFADQLTVIGAFGGDGAIDMIRSGQPGITATVAMGNSWQGWGSIDTAIRVLNGQDVAYIGQSVQVVDADNNLPESGSYEGSIDFRTKFLEAWGK; this is encoded by the coding sequence GTGTCAGCGCTTCTTCTCGCAGCACTCGTCATCTCCGGTTGCAGCAGCGACACGGAGACCCCGAACACCGGCGGCGGCAGCGGCGACATCAGCGCCGAGGCGCAGGCTGCGCTCGACCGTGCGTACGAGGGCGTCGGATCCGACCTTTCGGGCCTCGAGCCGGTCACTGTCCCGGACGATCTCAGCGTGTACGTGATGTCGTGCGGCGAGCAGCTCGCCACCTGTCACCAGCCCGCTGCAGCCGTCGTCGAAGGCGCGGAGGCCGCGGGGTGGAGCGGTCAGATCGTGGACGGGAAGCTGAGTCCCGAGGGATTCGCAACCGCGATCCGACAGGCAGTAGCCGGCGGAGCGGACGTGCTCGTGCCGATCGGCATCAGTTGCAGCGCTGCTGCCGCGGCCTTCAAGGAGGCGGCCGATGCCGGGGTTACCATCATCGGCGGTGGCGGTGTGGACGACTGCGACCCGGCGGTCTGGGATTCGGAGCGGCTCTGGCTGGCGGATGCCCCGCAGACGGGCTTCTTCGGCGTCTTCGGCGAACTAATGGCCGATTACGCGTACGGCAAGAATCCCGACGGCGTCAAGGCGATCGTGATCAACAGCACGACGAACGCGTGGGGGCCGTGGATCACGCAGGGATTCGAAGACCAGCTCGCCGAGCTGGACGGTGGCGAGGTTCTCGACACGATCGACGTGTCCGACCCGGAGACCGCCGACAACTCGTACCTGCAGAAGGTGACCAGCGCGCTCCTGGCCAACCCCGACGCCAACACACTGATCGTTCCGACGGATAGCTATCTCGAGACGGGCCTCGCCGCCGCCGTCGATCAGGCCGGATTCGCCGACCAGCTCACCGTGATCGGCGCCTTCGGCGGCGATGGTGCGATCGACATGATTCGCAGTGGACAGCCCGGCATCACCGCTACGGTCGCGATGGGCAACTCCTGGCAGGGATGGGGTTCGATCGATACCGCCATCCGCGTCCTCAATGGTCAGGATGTCGCCTACATCGGACAGTCCGTCCAGGTCGTCGATGCCGACAACAACCTGCCAGAGTCGGGCTCGTACGAGGGGTCGATCGACTTCCGTACCAAGTTCCTCGAGGCGTGGGGCAAGTGA
- a CDS encoding sugar ABC transporter ATP-binding protein, which yields MSPSPQGASVALQIEHLSKDFSGTRALNDVSLRVRPGTVHALLGGNGSGKSTTIKILAGVYSADSGELELFGRSLDLLHGYTPTTAQAAGLRFVHQDLGLFEDLSIEENFALDNGYPRRGPGIDWRGLRSHVATLLREYELAADPRTRVGDLRPSDRTMVAIARALQDQAEDSRQVLILDEPTARLAAHESELLLQRVRRRAELGQTVIIVSHRLREVLAVADDFTVYRDGRVAGSIVDGSPTEDELIQIMAGRAVKALRPTGEAANADREPVFSTSGLRGGPIRGVDFTVHRGEILGLAGLVGSGRSSVLKMIFGEHEMDAGSMELGGAPFRPRSIGDAMDARIALVPEDRGSEAAFADQSVSENIAVATLNENWTRGLMPRGREASTATELIASFGVKVAGPDALFSSMSGGNQQKVVIARWMRRNPRLLLLDEPTQGVDVMSRADIYDVIRRAAADGCAVLVASSDLSEIRALCDRTLVLSRGRITDEVLSGELDVDGLTSLVLREKPTNDATTEAQP from the coding sequence GTGAGCCCGTCGCCCCAGGGCGCATCCGTCGCGCTGCAGATCGAGCATCTGAGTAAGGACTTCTCGGGCACGCGTGCTCTCAACGACGTGTCCTTGCGGGTTCGACCCGGCACCGTGCACGCCCTGCTGGGCGGCAACGGCTCGGGAAAGAGCACCACCATCAAGATCCTCGCCGGCGTCTATTCTGCGGATTCCGGTGAGCTTGAGTTGTTCGGCCGGTCGCTGGACCTGCTGCACGGCTATACGCCGACGACCGCGCAGGCGGCGGGACTGCGTTTTGTTCATCAGGATCTCGGTCTGTTCGAAGATCTCTCGATCGAAGAGAACTTCGCGTTGGATAACGGGTACCCGAGGCGCGGCCCCGGCATCGACTGGCGCGGCCTGCGAAGCCACGTCGCAACGCTGTTGCGGGAGTACGAACTCGCCGCGGACCCCCGGACGCGCGTCGGCGACCTGCGTCCGTCGGATCGGACCATGGTCGCGATCGCCCGAGCGCTGCAGGATCAGGCCGAAGACAGTCGACAGGTGCTGATCCTCGACGAGCCGACAGCACGGCTCGCCGCGCATGAGTCGGAGCTGCTGCTGCAGCGGGTCCGCCGCCGCGCCGAGCTGGGACAGACCGTCATCATCGTCAGTCACAGACTGCGCGAGGTGCTCGCGGTCGCCGACGACTTCACGGTCTACCGCGATGGGCGCGTCGCAGGCTCTATCGTCGACGGTTCGCCGACTGAGGACGAGTTGATCCAGATCATGGCCGGTCGCGCAGTCAAGGCTCTGCGGCCCACGGGCGAGGCCGCGAACGCGGATCGCGAACCGGTCTTCTCTACCTCGGGCCTGCGCGGCGGACCGATTCGCGGGGTCGATTTCACGGTGCACCGCGGCGAGATCCTGGGTCTGGCCGGTCTGGTCGGCTCGGGGCGATCAAGCGTGTTGAAGATGATCTTCGGAGAGCACGAGATGGATGCGGGTTCAATGGAACTCGGCGGCGCACCCTTTCGACCGCGAAGCATCGGCGACGCGATGGATGCCAGGATCGCGCTCGTGCCTGAGGACCGAGGCTCAGAGGCGGCGTTCGCCGACCAGTCCGTCTCGGAGAACATCGCCGTCGCCACGCTCAACGAGAATTGGACGCGTGGACTCATGCCTCGCGGCCGCGAGGCGAGCACCGCGACCGAACTGATCGCTTCGTTCGGCGTCAAGGTCGCCGGGCCCGACGCGCTCTTCTCCTCGATGTCGGGCGGAAACCAGCAGAAGGTGGTCATCGCCCGATGGATGCGGCGCAACCCGCGCTTGCTGCTGCTCGACGAGCCGACGCAGGGCGTCGATGTCATGAGCCGCGCCGATATCTACGACGTCATCCGGCGCGCCGCCGCCGACGGCTGCGCGGTTCTGGTCGCCTCCAGCGACCTCAGCGAGATCCGCGCGCTCTGCGACCGGACCCTCGTACTGAGCCGAGGGAGGATCACTGATGAGGTGCTCTCCGGCGAACTCGACGTGGACGGCCTGACGAGCCTCGTCCTGCGCGAGAAGCCAACGAACGACGCGACCACGGAGGCGCAGCCATGA
- a CDS encoding ABC transporter permease gives MPLKLLEAYALPLLTVLVWVFFALFPASSGAFPTSNNLNVILGSQAVVALVAVAALFPLVCGYFDFSLGATAAMAQVLCAGLMANVGLPLWAAVIIPILLGTLVGAVNGFFVTRMGMSPFVTTLGMAMLIAGLMIWYTNGQTIISGIDPALIRFGSSRLGGVPLVFIITLGVGAVAWYFFTHTPYGRSLYAIGSNATAAKLVGLPVRKNVWWSFVVAGSIAGVAGVLQLARTGSGTASDGNSLLFPALAAVFLGATAIRPGFFNVIGTLIGAIFVSISVSGLTLSGASGWASNVFNGVALLAAVGLSTYLGRRQRSGS, from the coding sequence GTGCCGCTGAAACTGCTTGAGGCGTACGCGCTACCGCTGCTAACCGTGCTGGTGTGGGTGTTCTTCGCGCTCTTCCCGGCGTCGTCGGGAGCGTTCCCGACGAGCAACAACCTCAACGTAATCCTCGGCAGCCAGGCCGTCGTAGCGCTCGTCGCGGTCGCGGCGCTGTTCCCCCTGGTTTGCGGCTACTTCGACTTCTCGCTCGGCGCTACGGCGGCAATGGCGCAGGTGCTCTGCGCGGGTCTCATGGCGAACGTCGGGCTGCCGTTGTGGGCGGCGGTGATCATCCCGATTCTCCTGGGAACGCTCGTGGGAGCGGTGAACGGGTTCTTCGTCACGAGGATGGGTATGAGTCCGTTCGTCACGACGCTCGGCATGGCCATGCTGATCGCCGGTCTGATGATCTGGTACACGAACGGTCAGACGATCATCAGCGGCATCGATCCGGCGCTGATACGATTCGGCTCATCGCGGCTGGGCGGCGTCCCGTTGGTGTTCATCATCACCCTGGGCGTCGGAGCGGTCGCGTGGTACTTCTTCACGCACACGCCTTACGGCCGATCGCTCTATGCGATCGGATCGAACGCCACAGCTGCGAAGCTGGTCGGCCTCCCGGTCAGGAAGAATGTGTGGTGGAGCTTCGTCGTCGCCGGGTCCATCGCGGGCGTCGCGGGTGTTCTTCAGCTCGCGCGCACCGGGTCGGGGACGGCGTCCGATGGTAATTCGCTTCTGTTCCCGGCACTCGCCGCGGTCTTCCTCGGTGCCACGGCGATCCGTCCCGGCTTCTTCAATGTGATCGGCACCCTCATCGGTGCGATCTTCGTGTCGATCTCTGTCAGCGGTCTGACGTTGTCGGGTGCGAGCGGCTGGGCTTCGAACGTGTTCAACGGTGTGGCTCTGCTCGCTGCTGTCGGATTGTCGACGTACCTCGGCCGCCGGCAGCGTTCCGGGTCGTAG
- a CDS encoding 4-hydroxybenzoate 3-monooxygenase, producing the protein MTTRIRTRVAIVGAGPAGLVLSHLLAESGIESIVVDQRTREEIETTIRAGILEQGTVELLAQIDGSRVHSVGSRHEGIELRFDGTGHRIDFTALADRAVWLYPQHEALKDLIAARLRGGQDLRFGVSVAGVDGVDTDHPRVLATDSDGLRIEIEADFVVGADGSRSCVRGAITGPHGGSFREYPFAWFGILCEAPPSADELIYSNSPDGFALISQRSPQVQRMYFQCDPDDDPNAMSDSEIWDTLQSRVPGHDLIEGPIFQRDVLRFRSFVAHELRRGRAAIVGDAAHTVPPTGAKGMNLAVADVILLARALDALLNAADETLIDGWADAARRRIWKAQHFSWWMTQMLHRSPADTDFDRLRQLGELRTVADSTAGSTYLAEAYTGWPLTDGTPEG; encoded by the coding sequence ATGACAACCCGCATCCGCACGCGCGTCGCCATCGTCGGCGCAGGCCCCGCCGGCCTCGTCCTCTCGCATCTGCTCGCCGAGTCGGGCATCGAGTCGATCGTCGTCGACCAACGCACCCGCGAGGAGATCGAGACCACGATCCGCGCCGGCATCCTCGAGCAGGGCACCGTGGAACTCCTCGCCCAGATCGATGGTTCGCGCGTCCACAGCGTCGGGTCCCGGCATGAGGGCATCGAGCTGCGCTTCGACGGCACCGGACACCGCATCGACTTCACTGCCCTGGCGGACCGCGCGGTCTGGCTCTACCCGCAACACGAGGCCTTGAAGGATCTCATCGCCGCTCGTCTTCGCGGCGGCCAGGATCTTCGCTTCGGGGTCTCCGTGGCCGGGGTCGACGGCGTCGACACCGACCACCCGCGGGTGCTCGCCACCGATTCAGACGGCTTGAGGATCGAGATCGAAGCGGACTTCGTCGTTGGTGCCGACGGTTCCCGCTCGTGCGTCCGCGGCGCGATCACCGGCCCCCATGGCGGCTCCTTCCGCGAGTACCCGTTCGCCTGGTTCGGCATCCTCTGCGAAGCTCCGCCCAGCGCCGATGAGCTCATCTACTCCAACTCCCCCGATGGATTCGCCCTCATCAGCCAGCGCTCACCCCAGGTACAACGCATGTACTTCCAGTGCGACCCCGACGACGACCCGAACGCGATGAGTGACAGTGAGATCTGGGACACCCTGCAGAGCCGCGTCCCCGGCCACGACCTCATCGAGGGCCCCATCTTCCAACGAGACGTCCTCCGGTTCCGCTCCTTCGTCGCTCACGAACTGCGCCGCGGCCGCGCCGCCATCGTCGGCGACGCCGCACATACCGTGCCACCGACCGGCGCGAAGGGCATGAACCTCGCCGTAGCCGACGTGATCCTCCTGGCCCGAGCCCTCGATGCGCTCCTCAACGCCGCCGACGAGACACTGATCGACGGGTGGGCCGATGCCGCGCGCCGACGCATCTGGAAAGCCCAGCACTTCTCCTGGTGGATGACCCAGATGCTCCACCGCAGTCCCGCCGACACCGACTTCGATCGCCTCCGACAGCTCGGCGAACTGCGCACCGTCGCCGACTCGACCGCGGGGAGCACCTACCTCGCCGAGGCCTACACCGGGTGGCCGCTGACGGACGGAACCCCCGAGGGATAA
- a CDS encoding IclR family transcriptional regulator, which translates to MANSPSGDSMTDRLIRVLETFTPTRTVQTAAGIGRRAGLPSSTAHRIIAELVDAGLLDRDDDRRIRVGIRLWELATRSSFALQLRQSARPAMERVQARVRQHTQLAVLEQDEALFLERLSGEDAGANITRIAGRLPLHASSSGLVLLAFADPELRERILLAPLRALTRSTPTDPTAVRDKLAEVRRIGHAVAPGYIEEVSTGVAVPVRDEAGSTVAAISVVLPRDRRVEFALEELHLAARNIERAMGYRH; encoded by the coding sequence GTGGCGAACTCCCCTTCCGGCGACTCGATGACAGACCGCTTGATCCGTGTGCTCGAGACCTTCACGCCGACCCGGACGGTCCAGACCGCGGCCGGGATCGGTCGCCGCGCCGGTCTGCCGTCATCGACTGCTCACCGGATCATCGCCGAGCTCGTCGACGCCGGGCTCCTCGACCGTGACGACGATCGTCGGATCCGTGTGGGCATACGTCTGTGGGAACTTGCGACCCGCTCGTCCTTCGCACTGCAGCTGCGTCAATCGGCCCGCCCAGCGATGGAGCGCGTGCAGGCGCGGGTGCGGCAGCATACCCAGCTCGCCGTCCTGGAACAGGACGAGGCGCTCTTCCTCGAACGCCTCAGTGGAGAGGATGCCGGCGCCAACATCACCCGCATCGCCGGGCGACTTCCCCTGCACGCCTCGTCGTCCGGGCTCGTGCTCCTCGCCTTCGCCGACCCCGAGCTGCGGGAGCGCATCCTCCTCGCCCCCCTCCGCGCGCTCACCCGCTCGACTCCGACAGACCCGACAGCCGTCCGTGACAAACTCGCCGAAGTACGGCGCATCGGGCACGCCGTCGCTCCCGGCTACATCGAGGAGGTCTCCACGGGGGTCGCCGTTCCGGTGCGCGACGAGGCCGGAAGCACCGTCGCCGCCATCTCGGTCGTTCTCCCGCGAGACCGTCGTGTGGAGTTCGCCCTCGAAGAGCTCCACCTCGCCGCGCGCAACATCGAACGGGCGATGGGCTACCGGCACTGA
- a CDS encoding nucleotidyltransferase domain-containing protein — MSAVPVSPWAPLVPEQLPRMFGGTGARWWLSGGVALDRWLGVPIRARENIDISTTAADLPSVVTALTARFSVWATVDGEVRPWAEASAEEDLQPVLVHDDAMEAWVLQVNVEDGAPRAWMYKRDPRLTLPWDRAVLDLGGIPTGAPEVQLVWKALRPRPEDDLDKDAVLPTLAGEARTFFETALLRIHPHSSWTIPIRSPFAPAKASWNRPGV; from the coding sequence ATGTCGGCCGTCCCCGTCTCTCCGTGGGCCCCCCTCGTCCCAGAACAGCTCCCGCGGATGTTCGGGGGCACCGGGGCGCGGTGGTGGCTCTCCGGTGGCGTCGCCCTGGATCGTTGGCTCGGGGTGCCGATCCGGGCGCGCGAGAACATCGACATCAGCACGACGGCGGCGGACCTGCCGTCAGTGGTCACGGCGTTGACCGCGAGGTTCAGTGTGTGGGCGACGGTGGACGGTGAGGTCCGGCCGTGGGCTGAGGCTTCTGCCGAGGAGGACCTGCAGCCGGTTCTCGTCCACGACGACGCGATGGAGGCGTGGGTGCTCCAGGTGAACGTCGAGGACGGTGCACCGCGTGCCTGGATGTACAAGCGCGATCCGCGTCTGACGCTCCCGTGGGATCGCGCGGTGCTCGACCTCGGCGGCATTCCGACCGGGGCGCCCGAGGTGCAGCTCGTGTGGAAGGCGTTGCGCCCGCGTCCGGAGGATGACCTCGACAAGGACGCGGTCCTGCCGACGCTCGCGGGGGAGGCGCGGACGTTCTTCGAGACGGCGTTGCTTCGCATCCACCCGCACTCGTCGTGGACGATTCCGATCCGCAGCCCGTTCGCGCCGGCGAAGGCGAGCTGGAACCGCCCCGGCGTCTAG
- a CDS encoding IS481 family transposase: MSHGNARLAPAGRLILVQRIQSGRAVAHVAAEMGISRTTAWRWWRRFREHGPAGLVDRSSVAHSHPHRTAACVEARVRIMRHLTRRGPVFIADKLGLQASTVGRVLRRHRAPLLRELDPVTGTVIRATRRSAQRYEHDHPGALIHVDVKKLGRIPDGGGWRLHGRSERPKHKRGLGYDYVHTVIDDHSRVAYAEIHSDEKGATAAGVLDRAIGFYANLGVRVERVISDNAFAYRHSTAFRAVINAHGITQKFIRPHCPWTNGKVERLNRTLAAEWAYAQPWTSNEDRAAALTAWIDHYNLERRHLGIGGKSPIDRINNGRGQYI; the protein is encoded by the coding sequence ATGTCCCACGGTAATGCCCGGCTTGCTCCGGCCGGCAGGTTGATCCTCGTTCAGCGCATCCAGTCCGGGCGTGCGGTCGCGCACGTCGCCGCTGAGATGGGAATCTCCCGCACGACCGCGTGGCGGTGGTGGCGCAGGTTCAGAGAGCACGGTCCTGCCGGGCTCGTCGACCGGTCCAGCGTCGCCCATTCCCACCCTCACCGGACGGCGGCGTGCGTTGAGGCGCGGGTGCGAATCATGCGTCACCTCACCCGCCGCGGCCCCGTGTTCATTGCCGACAAGCTCGGATTACAGGCCTCGACGGTGGGGCGGGTGCTGCGCCGCCACCGGGCCCCGCTGCTGCGAGAGCTGGACCCGGTCACCGGGACGGTGATCCGAGCGACGCGGCGGTCTGCGCAGCGTTACGAGCACGACCATCCCGGCGCCCTCATCCACGTTGACGTGAAGAAGCTCGGCCGCATCCCGGACGGCGGCGGCTGGCGTTTGCACGGTCGCAGCGAACGTCCGAAGCACAAGCGGGGCCTGGGCTACGACTACGTCCACACCGTCATCGACGACCACTCCAGAGTCGCTTACGCCGAGATCCACAGCGACGAGAAAGGCGCCACCGCCGCCGGCGTGCTCGACCGCGCCATCGGCTTCTACGCCAACCTCGGGGTCAGAGTCGAACGAGTGATCAGCGACAACGCATTCGCCTACCGGCACTCGACCGCGTTCCGCGCGGTCATCAACGCACACGGGATCACACAGAAGTTCATCCGCCCGCACTGCCCTTGGACAAACGGGAAAGTCGAACGACTGAACCGCACCCTCGCCGCCGAATGGGCATACGCCCAACCCTGGACCTCCAACGAGGACCGAGCCGCCGCCTTGACGGCCTGGATCGACCACTACAACCTGGAGAGGCGACACCTCGGCATCGGAGGCAAGTCCCCCATCGACCGAATCAACAACGGTCGAGGTCAGTACATCTAG
- a CDS encoding LysR family transcriptional regulator: MLADLNQLRTFVVLYEMRSVTAAAERLHVTQPTVSYTLRRLRERFGDALFRREGNDMVPTARATQLFGPLHEALARIDATVGDPDGFEPAGFSGELTLGLTSIGEQTFLPPVMTALADTSSRPHLQVARLDADQVEGGLIRGTVDLAMTVSMIGSPRLWRTHVRAVEYVALSAGRHPLPPTGPTMFAERRFVRVTARGGHIFPLQTLTEHGLMGQVALTVEEYATVPAVLAETDLVVLIPRHVAEVFCGWFPGLRIAELPWPAQSTPVSLYTRREASLSAVQRWFRSLVLDAVSAGEYRTGRRR; encoded by the coding sequence ATGCTGGCCGATCTGAACCAACTGCGAACATTCGTCGTCCTCTACGAGATGCGGAGTGTGACCGCCGCGGCCGAGCGCCTGCATGTCACCCAACCGACGGTCAGTTACACGCTCCGGAGACTGCGCGAACGCTTCGGTGATGCGCTCTTCCGCCGCGAGGGAAACGACATGGTGCCCACCGCGCGAGCCACCCAGCTCTTCGGCCCGCTCCACGAGGCGCTTGCGCGGATCGACGCGACGGTCGGCGACCCGGACGGGTTCGAGCCCGCCGGATTCAGCGGGGAGCTCACCCTCGGACTCACATCCATCGGGGAGCAGACATTTCTTCCCCCGGTGATGACCGCCCTCGCGGACACGTCATCGCGTCCCCACCTCCAGGTCGCCCGACTGGACGCGGATCAGGTCGAGGGTGGTCTCATCCGAGGCACCGTCGATCTGGCGATGACCGTATCGATGATCGGGAGCCCACGGCTGTGGCGCACGCACGTGCGCGCCGTGGAGTACGTCGCGCTGTCGGCGGGTCGGCACCCCCTTCCGCCGACGGGGCCGACCATGTTCGCCGAGCGACGGTTCGTGCGCGTGACCGCTCGAGGCGGCCATATCTTCCCGCTGCAGACCTTGACCGAACACGGCTTGATGGGTCAGGTCGCCCTCACCGTCGAGGAGTACGCCACGGTTCCGGCCGTGCTCGCGGAGACGGACCTCGTCGTTCTGATCCCTCGGCACGTCGCGGAGGTGTTCTGCGGCTGGTTCCCCGGGCTTCGCATCGCCGAGCTCCCCTGGCCCGCACAGAGCACACCGGTGTCGCTGTACACGCGTCGCGAGGCGAGCCTGTCGGCCGTGCAGCGGTGGTTCCGCTCCCTCGTGCTCGACGCGGTCTCCGCCGGCGAGTATCGCACCGGACGGCGCCGCTAG
- a CDS encoding amidohydrolase family protein: MIIDIHGHYTTAPAQLGAWRDLQVAFAEGTGPAPDPAELAISDEDIRETIEANQLRLMNDRGSDVTLFSPRASFMAHHIGDYEVSATWARICNDLCARVSELFPERFLNGAMLPQSPGVDPKTVLGELDRAVNDLGVVAVNLNPDPSGGLWTAPALTDKSWYPVYEKLVECELPAMIHVSTSCKPQFHTTGDHYLGADTTAFMQLLKGDLFRDFPDLKFVIPHGGGAVPYHWGRFRGLAMALGKPELEEHLLGNVFFDTCVYHQPGIDLLTNVIPTDNILFASEMIGAVRDIDPHTGHYFDDTKRYVDATPNLSDAERAQVFEGNARRIYPRLDRALTAQGR, from the coding sequence TTGATCATCGACATCCACGGGCACTACACCACTGCCCCCGCGCAGCTGGGCGCGTGGCGTGATCTGCAGGTCGCGTTCGCCGAGGGAACCGGTCCGGCACCGGACCCGGCGGAGCTGGCGATCAGCGACGAGGACATCCGCGAGACGATCGAGGCCAATCAGCTCCGGCTGATGAACGATCGGGGCAGTGATGTGACCCTGTTCAGCCCGCGCGCGTCGTTCATGGCGCACCACATCGGCGATTACGAGGTGAGTGCGACCTGGGCGCGGATCTGCAACGACCTCTGCGCACGTGTGAGCGAGCTGTTCCCCGAACGGTTTTTGAACGGTGCGATGCTGCCGCAGTCGCCCGGCGTCGACCCGAAGACCGTGCTCGGCGAACTCGATCGCGCGGTGAACGACCTCGGCGTCGTCGCCGTGAACCTGAACCCCGACCCGTCGGGCGGCCTCTGGACGGCACCTGCCTTGACCGACAAGAGCTGGTACCCGGTCTACGAAAAGCTCGTCGAGTGCGAACTGCCGGCGATGATCCACGTGTCGACGTCGTGCAAGCCGCAGTTCCACACCACCGGTGACCACTACCTGGGCGCCGACACGACCGCGTTCATGCAGCTGCTCAAGGGCGACCTGTTCCGCGACTTCCCTGATCTGAAGTTCGTCATCCCGCACGGCGGCGGAGCCGTGCCGTACCACTGGGGCCGGTTCCGGGGCCTCGCGATGGCGCTCGGCAAGCCCGAGCTCGAAGAGCACCTGCTCGGCAACGTGTTCTTCGACACGTGCGTCTATCACCAGCCGGGCATCGATCTGCTGACGAACGTGATCCCGACCGACAACATCCTGTTCGCGAGCGAGATGATCGGCGCCGTGCGCGACATCGACCCGCACACGGGCCACTACTTCGACGACACCAAGCGGTACGTCGACGCGACCCCCAACCTCTCAGACGCCGAGCGCGCCCAGGTGTTCGAGGGCAACGCCCGCCGGATCTATCCCCGGCTCGATCGCGCCCTTACGGCGCAGGGACGGTAA
- the ligK gene encoding 4-carboxy-4-hydroxy-2-oxoadipate aldolase/oxaloacetate decarboxylase has protein sequence MRLNQLGLVHTSIQRPDPADVAKLSPFGVATIHEAMGRVGLLRPYIRPAYTGAKLCGPAVTVLLQPGDNWMFHVAAEQVQEGDVIVAGCTTESEDGFFGELLASSLTARGCRGLVIDGGVRDVADLEKMDFPVFSRAINSKGTVKATLGSVNIPVVVANALVNPGDVVVADVDGVVVVPRDLVGAVAEASQKREDNEESKRQKFRDGVLGLDLYGMREPLAAAGLEYVED, from the coding sequence ATGCGCCTGAACCAACTCGGCCTCGTTCACACGAGCATCCAGCGCCCCGATCCCGCCGACGTCGCGAAGCTGTCGCCGTTCGGTGTCGCGACCATCCATGAGGCGATGGGTCGCGTGGGGCTTCTTCGCCCCTACATCCGCCCCGCCTACACGGGCGCGAAGCTGTGCGGGCCGGCGGTGACGGTGCTCCTGCAGCCGGGCGACAACTGGATGTTCCACGTCGCCGCCGAGCAGGTGCAAGAGGGCGATGTGATCGTCGCCGGGTGCACGACCGAGAGCGAAGACGGCTTCTTCGGCGAACTGCTTGCGTCGTCGCTGACCGCACGCGGATGCAGGGGGCTCGTCATCGACGGTGGGGTTCGCGATGTCGCCGACCTCGAGAAGATGGACTTCCCGGTGTTCTCCCGCGCGATCAACTCCAAGGGCACGGTGAAGGCCACTCTCGGTTCGGTCAACATCCCTGTCGTGGTCGCCAACGCCCTCGTGAACCCCGGTGATGTGGTCGTCGCCGATGTCGACGGTGTCGTCGTGGTGCCGCGTGACCTCGTCGGCGCGGTCGCCGAGGCGAGCCAGAAGCGAGAAGACAACGAGGAGTCGAAGCGGCAGAAGTTCCGCGACGGTGTTCTCGGTCTCGACCTCTACGGCATGCGCGAGCCGCTCGCCGCGGCCGGCCTCGAGTACGTGGAGGACTGA